ACGCGGGAATAGCCCGAGTGCCATTTCGCAGCAAGGGGTTTGTCCCTTTTTACACCTGAGACTCCACTATCTTGCAAGCAAGTGGCCACTAGCTGGCGGATGTCATTATCTTCTTGCGCGGTAGGGCCGATATATAGGAATAGTCGCAGTCCCTGCTCTTCCTTGAACTCGAAGAGGACGATGCGTCCTGAAGTTGTCCAACCTTGGGATCGTTTGAGATTCGTAATCTCATCAAGGCTACCGGAGTATACGCGGTAGTGGTGCCGGTCGTGATAATCCTGGTATAGATCAGGGGCAACCTCAGTCACCGTATCTTGCACAAGGGCCCACAGCTTGTTCAAGTCGACTGACCTTACACTTATGATGTGCTCAATGGCCGTTTTGTGTTTCACATAGACCTGGTACGCGAGTTCGTCAATGTTGTCCCGTGTTGCCAAGACGTGCCTCCCCAAGGTGCGCTTATATTGGGACAGGAAGTCGCTAACGGCTGGGCTAATGGATGAACCCCGCATCTGCAAAACTCTATCCATGAGTTGATTAATTGTTTCGTAGCTGAGAGAGACCCATTTCTCTCTGTCATTGTCGTCCTGGGGTTCCCTTCCATCTGGGGTCAGAAATATCGGGAAGGGCGTGAGATTAGGGTATTCTGTTTCTACGATATTCCGGTATCGCGCAAGCTGGTCTGAGTGTTCATTGGCGCCAATCTTGTTCTCTATGGGGCAGACGAAGCCATCGGCTGCTCCGACCACAAGTATGTCAATTCGATGCCGTTCAGTTGCAATTTCTACGTTCGAGAGATTCCAAGCGTCCACGTCGATCGAAGAGAGTGCACTGATTCCGAGTGCGCGCGCTTTTGCTGTGGTCTCCATCAGGAATCGACGCAGAAAGTAGTCACCAAGCCCGTGAGTCTCTTGAGGACTCAGGAGCCATGCCAAAAAGGCCGAGTGAAGAACCTCGCGCCTCGCTATACCGAGCGCGTCGAACAAGTTGAACTCACTCAACAGCGCCTCTAGCTTTTCGAGGTCCCTATCAAGCACCAGCGCTTCCAGTTGCTCCTCGGTCAGCTCGCTCACCCCAGTCCCGCCTACGCCCTGTCCCACACCCGCGTGTACTTGCTGATGCTGCGGAGCTCCTGCGGCGGGTTCATGTGGCTGCCTCGGATAGTGTAGCTGACCTCTGCCACGTACACGCTGCCCTCCGAGTCGACGGTGATGCCGTGGGGCGCGATGAACTGGCCGGGGCCCGTGCCCTCCTCCGGGCTGCCGAAGCGGCACACCAGGTTGCCGTCGAGGTCGTATATGCCGACGCGGTGGCCGAGGCCCGGCGCGTCGTCGACGCCGCCGATGCCGTTCAGCTCGCCGATGTAGATGTGGTCCTGCCACAGCATCATCGAGTCCGGGCGGTGGATGTTGTTCCACATCGTGATGAAGTTGCCCTCCGCGTCGAAGACCTGCACGCGGTGCGGCTCGCGGTCGACCACGTACACCCGGTCGCGCTCGTCGATGGCGATGTTGTGCGGGCGGATGAACTGCCCCGCGTCGATGCCGGAGCTGCCCCAGGAGAACTTGTACTGGCCGTCGCCGGTGTAGACGTGGATGCGCGCGTTGCCGTAGCCGTCGGAGATGTAGATGTCGCCGTTGCTGGGCCGGATGGCGGCGGAGGTCGGCCGGTTGAAGGGCTCGCCGCCCCACTTGGGTGACGGGTGGTCCCGCTCGCCGATCTCCATCAGCCGGGTGCCGTCCGACGCGAACTTCTGGATGGTGTGGATGCCGTCGTCGGCGACCAGCAGCGTGTCGTCGTGGGCGCAGTAGAGGCCGTGGGTGCGGGTCTCGCTGAACCACCCCTCGCCAAAGGTGCGCTGGAAGTTGCCGTCCTTGTCAAAGACGATGATGGGGTGCTTGCCGCGCGTCAGCACGTACACCGTGTCCTGCGAGTCCACCGCGACGCCTGGGCACTCGACGAAGGTCATGCCGTCGGGCAACTGCTGCCCCCATCCCTCGACGTACTCGTAGAAGAAACCGTTTTCGCCAAAGATCTCAGCCATGATTTACCCCTTTCGGCGTAGTTGCGGGCACACGCGTAGGGCGCGCCCCTGTGGAGTTGGGCTATGCTAGTTGTCCCGTGCGCGGCGTGTCAATGAACGGGCTTAGGCCGCATTGCGACGCGGGGCGCGGGGTGGTAGTCTGCTATTACAGACAGATCCCTTACGCAGGAGTTCCATTTTGACTATGACAGCGGAGGCCGCCCACCTCTTTGAGGATGCGCGCAACATGTACGCCGCGGCGCTGGAGCGACTGGCCGCAGGCGACATTCGCGACGCGTCGGAGAAGGCGTGGTGCGCCACCAAGCGTGCCACCGATGGGCTGCTGCTCGCGCGGACCGGGCAGGCGCCCGAGAGGACTACGGAGACCGGCAGGGGGATTCGCACCCTCTCCGGCGGCAGTCCGGCGGTCTACGATTTGCGGGTCCGCTACTATCACCATCAGTCGGTTCTGCACGGTGCGTGCTTCTACGACGGAATGTGCGAGCCCATAGCCGACACCGAGCAGCTCATCCGCCAGACTGCCCAGTACGTCCAGGATGCGGAGCGGCTAGCCAACAGCTGAGCCGGCCCGTTTCACGCGCAGGCGCTCCACTACCCGCGGGTCAAGCGCACACTGAAGAGACCGTTCGTCCTGAGCATGTCGAAGGGAAAACCTGCGTCCGTTCGCCCTGGGCCTGTCAAAGGGCAATCCACGTGAGCATACAAGCGAAGACAAATCGGAGGACAGCATGGAACTCACGGACAAGCAGAGGGACTTTCTCAATGCCAACCACAACGCCGTATTCTCGACGTTCCGGCGCAACGGCGCGGCGCAGCTCAGCGTCGTCACGAGCGGCCTCTACGGCGACGGCGTCGCGTTCACGACGACGGCCGACCGCGCCAAGCACCGCAACCTCACTCGCGACCCGCGCTGCACGCTCCTCGTCTCGCATGACGAGTGGCGGCCGTTCCTGGTGGTCGAGGGCACCGCGACAGTGCTCACGCAGGACAACACCCCCGCCGACGAGCTGCGCACCGCCTTCCGCGACGTCTTCCGCTCCGCCGCCGGCAAGGAGCACCCGGATTGGGACGAGTACGACAGGGTCATGGTGGAGGACCGCCGCGTCATCGTCGTCGTCACTGCGGACCACGTCTACGGGACGTTGGGGTAGGGGCTAGGCGACTTCTTCCTCGTCGTCGCTCTCGGATTCCGGCATGCCGAGGGCCTCGGGCTCAACATAGCGAGAGCTACGCACCTGGGGCGCATCAATGGCGTAGGGCGTCGGAAAGTCCTCTTCCCCCTTGCCTAAGAGACCCGCAAACTCCCGGCCCTTGGGGACAATTGACCGGTCAAATGATCCGATGGACGAGTCATAGGCCTTGAGGGCGCGTTCCAGACCCTTTCCTACCGAATCGTAGTGGTTCATGAATGTCTGCAAGCGGCGAAATAGGTCGTCGCCGGCCTTCGCAATTTCACTGGCATGCTCGGCAAGATGGTGCTGCTGCCAGCCATGCGCGACGGCCCACAGCAGCGAGATTAGCGACGCGGGTGTGGCGATCGCCACCCGCTTCGCCATGGCGTAGGTGACCAGATTCGGATTTGACCTCAGCGCGGCGGCAAGAAACTGATCACCAGGCACGAACATCACCACAAAGTCCAGGGAGCCGTCCACTTTGTCGCCGTACTTCCGGGCGGCGAGGCCGTCCACCTGCGTCTTCAGCGCGTCGGCGTGCCGAGTCAGCGCGGCGTTTTCCGCCGCCTCGTCTTCCGCCTCGGATGCCTCAAGAAAAGCCTTCGCTGAAGCCTTGGCGTCAATGACTACCGCACGGCCATCAGGCAGCCGAACTGTCATGTCCGGCCGGTCGCTGCCGCTCTCCACGGTGGCCTGGAGGCTGTAATCGATATGCTCATTGAGCCCTGCTAGTTCCACAACGCGCTGAAGCTCGATTTCGCCCCATGACCCTATCTGTGTGCTGCTCGTGAGCGCACTTGCCAGCTTGCTTGTCTCAGTGGTGAGCTCGCTGGCCTGTTTCGTCCACGCGTCAATCTTGGGATTGAGGTTCTGATAGTTCTCCGCCAATGGCTTGACCAGTTCCTGAAACTGCTTATGGCGGTTCTCCAGATCACCCTTGGCAGCTTCCATGGTTTTGCCAAGGTTCTCGTTGGCGAGCTGCAAGAAGGCTTCGCTATTGTTGGCGGCGACCCGGCTCGCCGTCGCCTGAAATGCCTCGCTCAGCTGCTCCTTCGCCGTCTCCAGCAGCTGCTCGCCGGTCTTCGCCTCAGACAGTCTGCCCTCCAGCGTCGCGACGCGGGCCTTCGCCCGCACCTCCTGCGCGAACCACACCACCACGGCGCCCACCGCGATGCCCACGACGACAGCGACAATGACTTCCACGGTTCCTCCATTTGCCGGCCGCCCCTGTCGTTGGATATTGCGGCAAGGGCGAAATCCACTGCGGGGATTATGCTACACTAAAGGCGCTTGAGGAGCGTATGTAAATGGGCGTCTTCCATTGCACAATAACCGTGTCCCCCGTCACCGGCGCCGACTCCCGCCGGACGGAGGCCATCGTCGATTCCGGGGCCAGCTACTCCGTGATCCCCGCCCGGTTGCTCAACGAGTTGGGCATCCAGCCCAAGCGCACTGACGTCTTCATGCTGGCCGACGGCACCCGCCATGAGGAGGTCATCGGCGAGGCCCGCGTCGCCGTGAACGGCCGCGACGCCGTGACCCCCGTCGTGTTCGGCTCGGACGAGGCCCTGCCGCTCTTGGGCGCGGTGACGATGCAAATCCTCAACCTCGTCGTCGACACCAAGGGCGAGCGGCTGGTCCCGGGCGTCGCTTACTTGCTCTAGCCGTCCAAGCTCCCCTACCGCTGCACGTTCCGGTACGCGTTGGCTCCCGCGACGATCGCCGGCAGCCCGCCCATGAGGTACGCGACGCCCAGCGCCTCCGCGACCTCCTCCTCCGTCGCGCCCAGGCCGCGCGCCCGGTTGGCGAGGTTGGTCACGCCCTGCTCGTGGTTCAGCAGCGCGTCGCAGATCATCATCATCAACGTCTTCACGTGCGCCGGCAGCGCGCCGCCCTCGGTGATCGATGCGCGCGCCCCGCCGACCATCGCCGCCAGCTCCGGCGCGTTCTCCTCCAGAAGCTGCTGGAAGCCTGTGGGCTGTGCCTGTGTCATGGTTTGCCCTCCGATTTCGTATTGGAATGGACGCAGCGTACCAAAGCGGCGGAGGGGCGTCCAGCGTTGCGCTCGCCTACGCCCTCAGCTAGCATTGTTCGCAGCAATCAGACTGTCGGAGGTCCTCATGGATGTTGAAGAGCTGTTGAAGGGCGTGTTGGCCGTCACGCGCGATGCTGCATTCAATCGCGTCCGCTACATCGGCGCGATGATGTCACAGGAGGAGCAGGCCGAGTTCCTCAAGGGCCTCTTCAACCAGGCCGTCCTGGCCCGCGAAGCCAGGAGCGGCGAGTCCCTCTTCGACTACCTCGAAGCATGGGAGGAGAAGGGCATGGCTATCGTCGCCGGCCGCGCCCAGTCGCCCATCGAGCTCGACGCGACGCCGTGGACCTCCCTGCGCGTGCCCGTCCGCGAGGCCAGGCTGGCCCTCGTCACCACCGGCGGCTTCTACCTCAAGACCCAAGAGCCCTACGAGACCGACGGCCCCGAGAACCTCGGCGACTGGTCGTGGCGCGCAATACCCCGCACCGCGTCGCCGGACGACTTGGAGGTCGCCCACATCCACTACGACCTCTCCGGCCCCCGCGAGGACCGCAACTGCGTCTTCCCCATCGACCGCGCCGCCGAGATGCACGCCGAGGGCCTCATCGGCAGCCTCAACGACACCTACTACTCCTTCATGGGCTTCATCCAGAAGCCCGACCTGCTGGCGTCCGAGACCGCCCCGGAGGTCGCGCGGCTCCTCAAGAAGGACGGCGTCGACGCCGCGGTCATCACGGCCACCTGACCCATCTGCAATCGGTCCAGTGGACTGATAGCGCGCGCCCTGGAGGCGGAGGGGATCTCGACGGTCCTGGTGATGATGAACAGCGGCCTCGCCGAGGTGATGCAGCCGCCGCGGGTCTGCCGCGTCCGCTTCCCCTTCGGCCGGCCCATGGGCGAGCCGGGCAACGCCGACCAGAGCCGAGTGCTGCTCGAGGACGCCCTCAGCGTGCTCGAAACGGCGACCGAGCCGGGCAGCGTCGTCCACCTCCCGTACCGCTGGCGCCGCGAGGACTACGCGCAGGTCCGCCGCGACCGCGCCGCGCCCATCGCCGGAGGCTAGCGGCAACCCAGCACACGGAGGACGCCCTTGAACATCGGATTCAGCGCCCCCACAAGGGGCCCGCAGGCGACGCCCAAGTCCCTCGCGCAACTCGTCCAGCACGGCGAGGACCTCGGCTTCGGCATCGTGACCGTCAGCGACCACGTCGTCTTCCCGCGCGCCGCCAACTCGACGTACCCCTACAGCGAGGACGGCTCGTACTGGGGCGGCGTCGAGTGCATGGAGCAACTGACGCTCCACGCGTACTTGGCAGCCTGCACAACGTCGCTGCGGCTGCTCACCTCCGTCATGGTCGTCCCCCACCGGCCGCCGGTGCTGACCGCGAAGGTGCTCGCGACGGTCGACGTACTGTCCGGCGGCCGCCTCATCGTCGGCTGCGGCGCGGGCTGGCTGCGGGAGGAGTTCGAGGCCATCAGCGCGCCCGACTTCGACAGGCGCGGCGCCGTCACCAACGAGTACATCCGCGCCTTCAAGGAGCTATGGACCAGCGACGAGCCCACCTTCGACGGCGAGTTCTGCAGCTTCTCCAATCTCCACTTCGAGCCAAAGCCCGTGCAGAAGCCGCACCCGCCCATCTGGACCGGGGGCGAGAGCCCCGCAGCGCTCCGCCGAGCGGGACGCCTCGCCGACAAGTGGTTCCCTATCGGCACGAACCCCACCTACCCCGTCCGCACGCCTGAGCAGCTCACACAGTCGCTGGAGCGCGTGCGCCACCACGCCGAGGAGGCCAGCCGCGACCCGTCGGACGTGGGCGTCGCCTACAGCGCGGGCATGCCCAGCCTCGGCGAGGCCGTCCAGCAACCGGACGGCGCCCGCCGCCCCTTCACCGGCGACAGCGAGCAGGTCGCCGGGGACATCCGAGGATTCGCGGAGGCGGGCGTCAACGACATGGCATTCCGCTTTGAGCGCGGCACGCTGGAGGAGACGCTGGCAGCAATGGAGCAGTTCGCGGACGAGGTGATGGCGAGGGTGTAGGCCACCCCTACCCCTGCGCCACCATGTCCTCAAACAGCTCAAAAAACTCCGGGCACGTCTTCTCCACGCACCGGTAGTCGTCGATGACCACGCCCGGCGTGACCAGGCCCATGACCGAGAACGCCATCGCGATGCGGTGGTCGCCGAAGGTGTCGATCGTCGCGCCGCGCGGCTTGGCCGGGTAGACCGTGATCGTGCTCTCAGTCTCCTCCACGCGCACGCCCATCGACTCCAGCCCTGCCGCGACGCTGTGCACCCGGTCTGACTCTTTGCCCCGCACGTGCGCGATGTTGGTGATCGTCGTCGGCGAGTCCGCGAAGGGCGCGACGCACGCCAGTGTCATCATCGTGTCGGAGAAGTCGCCCATGTCGACGGTCACCCCGCGCAGCCCGCTCGCGCCCTCCACCGTCGTCGAGCCGCCCGCCTGCGTCAGCCGGCACCCCATCTCCTCCAGTACCCGCAGGAACTGCGTGTCGCCCTGCAGCGAGCCCTCCAGCGGCAGGTGCTCGACGGTGACGCGCCCGCCCGCGACTGCCGCCGCCGCCGCGAAGTACGACGCCGTCGACGCGTCCGGCTCGATGGCGACGTCGTTCGCGCGGTAGCCCCGGCCGTTGCCGACGAGGAAGAGGTCGTGGCGCGGACGCTCCACCGCCACGCCGAACTGCTCCATCAGCCGCGTCGTCATGTCGATGTACGGGCGGCTGACCCGCACGTCCGCCTCCAGCTCCAACGGCGCGTGGCACAGGGGCGCCGCCATCAGGAACGCCGAGGTGAACTGCGAGCTTTCGCGGGCGTCCATGACCGCCGGGCCGCCGGCCAGCCCGCGCGTCGCCATGTCGAGGGGGAACGTGCCCGTCGGCGTCGTGATGCCGACGCCCTGCGCCTGCAGCGCGGCGATCAGCGTGTGCATCGGCCGCCGCTTCATCTGCGCCGTCGAGTCAAAGTGGTAGTCGCCCTCGCCCGCGGCGACTGCCGCCAGCAGGAAGCGCGCAGCGGTCCCCGCGCTGCCGCACCACACCGACGCGCTCGCGTTGGGCGCGCCGCCCGCCGCGCCGGTCACTGTGCAGACCGCGCCGCCCGTCTCCTCAACGCCGAACCCCAACGCCTGCAGCGCCCGCACGAAGACCAGCGTGTCATCGCTGATCTGCAGGTTGGTGAGCGTCGAGACGCCCTCGGCCAGCGCCGCAAGCAGCAGCACCCGGTTCGAGATGCTCTTGGAGCCGGGAATGACGACGGAGGCGGCAAGCGGCCGCTCAGCCGTCGAGATCTCCTTCTGTTGTGTGTCCGCCATGCGTCCCGCCTGGGCTTCACTCGCCACGTTGTCCGCCAGCTACTAGCGTACACGAGCACACCCCGGCATTCCAGCGGAGGGGCCGCAGGGGCCTTGCGCCGCCGGGGGCAAAAGCCCAACGGCAGGATGCCGCCTACTCTGAGCCGCCGCCGGACCCCCGGCGGTTGCCCGCAAGCAGCGCGTTCAGGATCTCGGTTGCCACCAGGACCAGGAATCCGACGCCCAGGCCTCTGTTGAGGACGCTCAGAAAGCTGCCGAAACCGCCTTCTATCCACCAGTAGAGGCCCGTGACAAGGGTGACCAGAATGGCGACCACCCCCAACACCCTGCCGATCATCACCACATCCATCCGCGCCGGATCGATCTTCACTTCCATGGCAGCCTCCTTGTTAACGCATACCTGGGCCCTCTATCCGCGCCGTGCACCCTGTCTCCGGATCGCCTTCGCGCTTCCGAGAGCGGGCGCGGTCTACCCGCGCGAAGGGTACAGGATTATCACTCGCCATACAACAATTGTCAGATGCTCGGAACGCCATTCTCTAATTTTTGCGCATTCCGGCGCGGAAGGCCCTGAATGCGGCGATTATGCTCTCGCAGGCGCTTGCGCCTAGACCGCTCCCCGTGCAGGCGGTACACTTGCGCCGGCCAATGCAACCAGGAGGGGAGTCATGGCACTTACCGGCAAGGTAGTTGTGATAACCGGCGCCGCCCGCGGCATGGGCCGCGAGTACGTGCGGTGGTTCCTGCGCGAGGGCAGCAAGGTCGTCGCCCTCGACCAGTCCTGGGAAGATGTCGACGACTTCTCCGAGGAGCTCGGCGGCTTCGAGGAAGCCCTCGTCGTCACCGGCAACATCACCAGCGACGCCGACCTCGACGCCGCCTACCAGGCGACGATGGACCGCTTCGGCACCGTCGACGTCCTCCTCAACAACGCCTCCATGCGCATGCGGGACGTGCACCCCTCGGCGGTGCTCAACGTGCTGGACTCCACGGACGAGCAGTGGCAGTACGCCTTCGAGGCCAGCGTCCTGGGTCTGATCAAGGCCATCCGCCGCTTCGTGCGGCCCATGATCGAGAACAAGAGCGGCAGCATCATCAACGTCTACTCCGGCTCCGGCGTCATCGGCCGCCCGGGCAACCAGCCCTACGGCGCCGTCAAGGCGGCGGTGCACAACTTCACCCAGTCGCTGTCCGGAGAACTCGCGGAGTACAACATCGCCGTCAACTCGCTCATTCCCGGCGGCACCCGCAGCACCGGCTACGAGGAGCAGACACGGCTGCAGGCGGAGATGGGCCGCGTCAGGGTGCGGAACCCCGTCGGACCCGGCCACACCGCGCCCGCCGCGGTGTGGCTTGCCCAGCAGGACTCCTCCACGTTCACGGGCGAAGCCGTCGACGCGCTGAAGTGGAACGAGGAAAACGGCTACGGCAGCTACGACGCTTGGGCCTCGCCCGACTAGGACGTGCCGTCCCGTGACGACGCTGCTAAAAGCGCTGACCGGCGCGGGCGTTGGCCCGAGGCGCACCTGCTTCCGGCTCATCACCGAAGGCAAGGTCACCGTCAACGGCGAGCCCGCCACCAACGCCACGCTCGAGGTTGACCCGGCGGTAGACGCCATCGAGGCCGACGGCCGGCGGATCACAGCCGCGCAGCCATACGTCTACGTCAAGATGAACAAACCCGCGGGCGTCCTCTCGGCCGTGCACGACACCCGTGGCCGCCCGACCGTCTCCGGCCTCGTCCCGCCGCGATACCGCGACTTGCGTCTCTTCCCCGTCGGCCGCCTCGACATGGATTCCACGGGCCTCGTCCTCATGACCAACGACGGCGACCTCGCCTACCGCCTCATGCACCCCAGCTACGGCTACGAGAAGGAGTACCACGTCAGCCTGAAGGTGTCGCTGACGGACGCCGACGTCCGCGCCCTGTCGCAGGGGGTGCTCCTCGAAGGCCAGCGCACCGCCCCGGCACGGGTCGCGCGGCTGAACGATCGTGCGGGCATCAAGTACAGCGTCACGCTCGCGGAGGGCCGCAAGCGCCAGGTTCGCCGAATGCTCGCGTCGCTGGGCAAGCCGCCCACAACGCTCGAGCGCGTCCGCATCCACACCCTGCTGCTCGGCGACCTCGCGCCCGGCGAAGCACGGGATCTGTCGGCGGACGAGTTGGCCGCGTTGCGGGGCGACAAGGGGAGCTAGGGCCTGAGGACTGGAGTGCTAGTTGGCAACGAAGTCGCCAACCCAGTGCACCGGGTAGCTCGCATCGCTGGCGACACGATGAAAGCGCTGGTCCGCAGTCCACAGCTCGCCCCCCAGCGACTCGGCCAGCGCCAGGTAGTGCGCGTCGTACACCGCGCTCTGGCGGAGTTCGCTAGCCAGTTGGACGGCGCGAATGTGAAGGCCGCTGACGTCCCTGAACTCAATATTAATAGCAAGCAGGCTCTCCACGCCGCTTACCACATTTTCTATGGTGTGTTCACCACGAACCATACGCTTGTAAAGGGCATTGGCCACCTCCACCCGCATATGATGGGGAGCCACCATCTGGATATTCTCCGTCAACCAATGCCGGACGAGGGCATTGGCTTCTCTGGTGTATTCCTCGACAGCTAACCACTTGACCGCCACGCTGGCGTCCACCACGACGAAACCGGCCACTACCGGCCATCCAGCTGACGGTCACGCTCCTCACGTGCCTCATGGATGAGGTCGACACTGCTGCCGGGGAGCACCCGGTCGCCGTAAATTCTCTTCTGACGGGCGATCAGCTCATCAATCGACATGCGAGGCGGGGGCTGTCCTTCGGCATCGTCCTTGTCGAGTTCCTTGTCGATGGCCGCGCGGCAGTACTGCCCCATGCTCACGCCCTTCCGCGTAGCAGCCGCTTGTAGCCGTTCCTGCACGTCTGGGGCTAATTCCAGGGTCAGGCGCTTTTTCTTCGTTTCCATAGTGACGCGTCCCAAAAACGATGTGAATTAAGCTTAACGCCAGCATCGCTACGCCGCAATGTCGGCAGTCAGACTGGGGCCCGCTCGCGTGACGCCCAGCTTACCCTACCGCCGCGACCACCGCGTCGCCGGCCGCTCCTGCAGCTCGCCGTCCACGTACACGTCGACCCGCTCGTTGAAGAAGCAGACCAGGTTGGCGATCTTGACCGACTCCGACGTTGGAAGCTGGTAGTACCACGCCAGGTCCTCGCCGTCCTCCACGCCCTCAACCGAGTAGTAGTTCGCCGTGCCCTTGTACGGGCAGCGCGTCACCCGCTCGCTCTTGGCCAGCAGGCCCACCTTCACGTCCATGACGGGCAGGTAGTACCGCACGGGCAGCCCCGTCTCGAACAGCAGCGTCGGACGCGTGCTCTCGGCGAGCGTCACGCCACCCTGCTCGACGCGCACGTGCCGCGTGCTCGGAAGGCAGTCGACGCGCTTGTGCGGGTCGCGGGCGTGGACGAAGACCTCCTCGTCCTCCTCGAACCAGTGGTCCACCTTGTTCCAGTAGAAGGCGACGTAGCCGGAGATGTCCGGGCACGTGTCCGCAAAGGGCGACGTGTACGCCCACAGGACGTTCTCCACCGTCGAGTCGCCCGCGGTGAGCGAGTAGTACTCCGCGTTGCCCTTGTACGGGCACTGCGTGACCAGCTCGGCATTGGCCATCAGGTCCATCCGCACGTCCTCGCGCGGGAAGTAGTACGCGGGCACGTTCCGCGTCTCGAACAGCAGCAGTGCGCGCCGACTGTCGGCGATGAACTCGCCGTTGTGCATGACGCGCACCCACTTGGCGCACGGCTCCACCGACCCCGTGTGGTTCGGGTCGCGCCTGCCGATGAGCTCTTCCTTGGATGCAAGCGTAGTCATCGTATGCCTCCCGGGAATGTTTGCCGGATTGTGGCACAGGCCCACCCTGCGGGCAAGGGCGCGCACGTGCCGCCTCTTGACGTAGCGGCACGCTTGGGGCAACCTTGCCGCACAGCATTCCCGTCCTGACTCAACCTATGCGAAGGAGCAACACCATGAAGGCGGCTGTCCTCTGGGAACTCGGCCAACCCCTGTCCATTGAAGAAGTCGAGCTCGACCCGCCCAAGGCCGGCGAGGTCCGGGTCAAGATCGGCGCCGCGGGCATCTGCCGCAGCGACCACCACTACATGAAGAAGGAAGGCTCCATCGCGACGCCCGCCGTCCTCGGCCACGAGGGCTCCGGCACCGTCATCGAGCTCGGCGAGGGCGTCACCACGCTCAACGTCGGCGACCGCGTCATCCTCTCCTTCGTCCCCAACTGCGGCCGCTGCAAGTTCTGCCTGACCAACCGCGCCAACCTGTGCGCGGCCCACGCCGCCACCGGCGCCACCATGTTCGACGGCACCACGCGCCTGCACCAGGGCGACACCCGCATCAACCACATGGGCAAGGTGGCCTGCTTCGCGCAGGAGGCCGTCGTTCCGGAGAGCGGCTGCGTCAAGGTGCCTGACGACTTCCCCTTCCCGCAGGCCGCCTACATCGGCTGCTGCGTCACCACCGGCGTCGGCGGCGCGATCTTCAACGCCGGCGTGCACCCCGGCAGCGCCGTGGCCGTTGTCGGCTGCGGCGGCGTCGGCCTCAACGCCCTGATGGGCGCGCAACTCAACGGCGCGACCAGGATCATCGCAGTCGACATCGACGACGGACGCCTGGAGTTCGCCGGCCGCTTCGGCGCGACGCACTTCGTGAACCCGCCCCACGGCGACCCCGTCGCCCGCATCAAGGAGCTGACGGACGGCGCCGGCGTGGACTACGCCTTCGAGGCCTTCGGCGCCTCGGAGACCATCGAGACCGCCTACCATTCCATCAAGCGCGGCGGCACCGCCACGATCCTCGGGCTCGCCCCCATCGGCGACGACCCGGTCATCCCGGGCATCGACCTCGTGCGCAACCAGAAGACGCTGAAGGGCAGCTACTACGGCTCCGCCCGCCCGCGCGTTGACTTCGACACCATGGTCGACCTCTACCTCAACGGCAAGCTCGACCTGGACTCCCTCGAGGGCAAGCACTACTCCCTGGACAACATCATGGAGGGCTACGCGGACCTGGAGAAGGGCGTCCCCGGCCGCGGCGTCATCACGGACTTCAGCTAGGCAAGAGGAAGGACCTGCAGCATGCCCGGTGA
The DNA window shown above is from Chloroflexota bacterium and carries:
- a CDS encoding peptidyl-alpha-hydroxyglycine alpha-amidating lyase family protein, with product MAEIFGENGFFYEYVEGWGQQLPDGMTFVECPGVAVDSQDTVYVLTRGKHPIIVFDKDGNFQRTFGEGWFSETRTHGLYCAHDDTLLVADDGIHTIQKFASDGTRLMEIGERDHPSPKWGGEPFNRPTSAAIRPSNGDIYISDGYGNARIHVYTGDGQYKFSWGSSGIDAGQFIRPHNIAIDERDRVYVVDREPHRVQVFDAEGNFITMWNNIHRPDSMMLWQDHIYIGELNGIGGVDDAPGLGHRVGIYDLDGNLVCRFGSPEEGTGPGQFIAPHGITVDSEGSVYVAEVSYTIRGSHMNPPQELRSISKYTRVWDRA
- a CDS encoding carboxymuconolactone decarboxylase family protein; the encoded protein is MTQAQPTGFQQLLEENAPELAAMVGGARASITEGGALPAHVKTLMMMICDALLNHEQGVTNLANRARGLGATEEEVAEALGVAYLMGGLPAIVAGANAYRNVQR
- a CDS encoding glycine/sarcosine/betaine reductase selenoprotein B family protein, which gives rise to MDVEELLKGVLAVTRDAAFNRVRYIGAMMSQEEQAEFLKGLFNQAVLAREARSGESLFDYLEAWEEKGMAIVAGRAQSPIELDATPWTSLRVPVREARLALVTTGGFYLKTQEPYETDGPENLGDWSWRAIPRTASPDDLEVAHIHYDLSGPREDRNCVFPIDRAAEMHAEGLIGSLNDTYYSFMGFIQKPDLLASETAPEVARLLKKDGVDAAVITAT
- the rmuC gene encoding DNA recombination protein RmuC, producing the protein MEVIVAVVVGIAVGAVVVWFAQEVRAKARVATLEGRLSEAKTGEQLLETAKEQLSEAFQATASRVAANNSEAFLQLANENLGKTMEAAKGDLENRHKQFQELVKPLAENYQNLNPKIDAWTKQASELTTETSKLASALTSSTQIGSWGEIELQRVVELAGLNEHIDYSLQATVESGSDRPDMTVRLPDGRAVVIDAKASAKAFLEASEAEDEAAENAALTRHADALKTQVDGLAARKYGDKVDGSLDFVVMFVPGDQFLAAALRSNPNLVTYAMAKRVAIATPASLISLLWAVAHGWQQHHLAEHASEIAKAGDDLFRRLQTFMNHYDSVGKGLERALKAYDSSIGSFDRSIVPKGREFAGLLGKGEEDFPTPYAIDAPQVRSSRYVEPEALGMPESESDDEEEVA
- a CDS encoding PPOX class F420-dependent oxidoreductase, encoding MELTDKQRDFLNANHNAVFSTFRRNGAAQLSVVTSGLYGDGVAFTTTADRAKHRNLTRDPRCTLLVSHDEWRPFLVVEGTATVLTQDNTPADELRTAFRDVFRSAAGKEHPDWDEYDRVMVEDRRVIVVVTADHVYGTLG
- a CDS encoding PD-(D/E)XK nuclease family protein, which encodes MSELTEEQLEALVLDRDLEKLEALLSEFNLFDALGIARREVLHSAFLAWLLSPQETHGLGDYFLRRFLMETTAKARALGISALSSIDVDAWNLSNVEIATERHRIDILVVGAADGFVCPIENKIGANEHSDQLARYRNIVETEYPNLTPFPIFLTPDGREPQDDNDREKWVSLSYETINQLMDRVLQMRGSSISPAVSDFLSQYKRTLGRHVLATRDNIDELAYQVYVKHKTAIEHIISVRSVDLNKLWALVQDTVTEVAPDLYQDYHDRHHYRVYSGSLDEITNLKRSQGWTTSGRIVLFEFKEEQGLRLFLYIGPTAQEDNDIRQLVATCLQDSGVSGVKRDKPLAAKWHSGYSRVVLNEQDLHAFDPEKARLKIEQALKDFYANDYFPIVNAIRAEFGLEPVTSP
- a CDS encoding aspartyl protease family protein; the protein is MGVFHCTITVSPVTGADSRRTEAIVDSGASYSVIPARLLNELGIQPKRTDVFMLADGTRHEEVIGEARVAVNGRDAVTPVVFGSDEALPLLGAVTMQILNLVVDTKGERLVPGVAYLL